In a genomic window of Streptomyces katrae:
- a CDS encoding hybrid non-ribosomal peptide synthetase/type I polyketide synthase yields MTETTDHDQRQVLAQSVLQIRRLRAELESARRTGSEPIAIVGMACRMPGGVETPASFWEFLRRGGDGITDVPASRWDVDRYYDATGETPGTSYTRKGGFLDDIDGFDAAFFGISRREAESLDPQQRLLLEVGWEALEDAGIANERLTGTRTGVFLGVTNHDYAQVQIQQVSPADLEAYYATSNASTFGAGRLSYWLGLTGPSLSVDTSCSSSLVGVHLACQSLRAGDCTTALAGGVNVLLSPESFVVLGKTHALSPDGACKTFDKAADGYARGEGCGVIVLKRLSDALAAGDRVLAVIRGSAVNHDGRSSGLTVPNPAAQQDVVRRALSAAGLPPSRVDYIEAHGTGTPLGDPIELRSLAAVLGERDGRGALLVGSVKTNVGHLEPAAGIAGLIKTVLAMRQGEIPPHLHLTEINPEIGIEDLEVAVPTEPTAWPAHDEPRLAGVSSFGASGTNAHVLLEQAPDAPRTPSAASERPVHLLALSAKTPAALTALAARYLDRLAAAPDGELADICFSAATGRFHFPHRLAVTGATPAQLRERIAETLAATDGAVAPPGVNIGHARTGARPEAVFLFTGQGAQYPGMARGLYATEPVFRDRINACDEVLRPLLGRPLTEILDPAPGDEGLIHETRYTQPALFAVEYALAELWRSWGVEPAAVLGHSVGELVALCVAGVLTPEDGLRLAAVRGRLMQELADPAAMAAVFASEERVAGALAACGGRVSLAAVNGPESVVVSGAREAVEELVAALGRQSVRNKPVATTRAFHSPLMDPMLDAFEEEAARVTFAAPRIPVISNVTGAILTEPVTARYLREHARRTVRFHDGMTALYEQGHRTFLEMGPAPTLLGMAKRFAPAAGSTSGDETPAARFLPSLRRGQDDTAVLLESLGGLYAEGFAINWPGYEEGRGRRRADVPFYPFQRERHWFRPSALPPAAPAAPPAHGARALPADGSLLGRRVPSPLDTIQYASLLDPDQHGCLGDCVMDGLPVVNVGVYLDSVFTAARQLRGPGALVVEGLLVLQSLVLDPGVPRPVQLVLDPDAGEGAAFRYFAAAPGGDETGEWVLHSRGTVRREPALAAPRSATAHEEETRRRLGTELSGRDFYQRLWRRKLYLGPAAQWIDRVWSADGEAVARMRLPEAGETDRYLLHPGLTDALFQTLFACLPADSPADAVYALVGIDRFVFHEQTGPGPLYCHATLSPASDPSAMLIADVRVTDADGGSVVEATGVYAKRAVRSTVLRDSARARGAEPVAAALPVAAALPVAAPLPAATSGLDEIDRAGAVERPAALRALLLRAVARALRTDATALDPYEPLQNLGLDSLMALELKDALSAELGVTLPLVAFLDGSSIAGLGEHILPMLDLTAPAPGDTPSAAETAQAPLPEKEEPLPLLVHDPVGRHDPFGLTDLQQAYLVGRSDALPLGRISTYFYLEVDLVGVDLSRVAEAWNTVVARHDMLRAVVTPDGLQRVLPHVPAYDIRSVDLRGRGEEARRSHLDAVHEEMKHQVLDAASWPMFDIRATLLDEHTTRLHLGMDALVMDAWSTGVVFDEWARAYHGDGAELAELPVTFRDYVLASRELEDTPRFRRALDYWRDRIKTLPPAPELPLAKNPASLARPEFTHRAARLDAEAWTRFKERAAAAGVTPSAAVCTAYAQVIAAWSKSSRFTLNILFFNRQPLHPQVAGIVGNFTATTLLEVDSTATDGFRVRAGRLQKQLWSDLENSQVSGVRVLRELNRSQRNSAPATMPIVFASTVNFGAKENPGAATSLSHPIVSMGESGEERWSSVRTPQVWLDHQVLEDAGGLTVNWDSVDELFPPGMADAMFTAYVGVLNELCDDENAWGRPSPVLAPETDLRTREAVNATAAPVPEGLLHDGFVARAGEQPDRPAVIAPGRTLTYGELDGLSNRLDRWLRERGAGSGTLVAIVMEKGWEQIAACFGVLKSGAAYVPIDAGVPAERLRLLLAGAGVSLVLTQSRVHEVTAWPEGMAVLSVDGPDADAHGTEPLPPAGTTPDELAYVIYTSGSTGQPKGVMIEHGSALNTVRDVNDRFGVTADDRVLALSALNFDLSVYDVFGLLGAGGVVVLPEPSAHREPARWAELVAEHHVTVWNTVPTLMEMFTEHVLASAADVPLRTVMMSGDWIPVTLPDRIRRIAPDAAIWSLGGATEASIWSILYPIGEVDPAWPSIPYGTPMLNQRFHVLNEAFQPCPAWVPGQLYIAGTGLARGYLGDDAKTRAAFVRHPATGERLYRTGDLGRYLPDGTIEFLGREDFQVKVQGYRIELGEIEAALLRMPGVRAAAVTALGARHEGKRLIGYAVADDGHTLEAAGLEDALRRELPDYLVPQRILVLDELPLSANGKVDRAALPAPDEGLTDGPGAVVPRNGTERRLAAIWEEFFETRPIGVTANFFDLGGDSLLAVRVMARIHDVFGHALPLSTLFAHPTIEQLAEALRDGDADTRRSALVPIRPEGGRPPLFFVHPVGGDVLCYAELASLLDSDQPFYGLQVPDTDDGVPLESIQELAVHYARSVTGAAPEGPLRLGGWSMGGVIALELARLLTEAGRDVELVAVIDLLEPPGPHDTLVDESALLAWFARDLAGLADQDWTPDGDLFRGDGGRSPLEALHTEAVRAGVLPPDIDVRTLGGIVSRFCANSRALVTHEPRPYEGRVVFLRAADGGASTETAGQWLALCPGAGSVIRDVPGDHYTAMRRPHLATLAAELRTALEEKPPSVPTR; encoded by the coding sequence ATGACCGAGACCACCGACCACGACCAGCGTCAGGTCCTCGCGCAGAGCGTTCTTCAGATACGCCGGCTGCGTGCCGAGCTGGAATCGGCCCGGCGCACCGGCAGCGAGCCGATCGCCATCGTGGGCATGGCCTGCCGGATGCCCGGCGGTGTCGAAACCCCCGCTTCCTTCTGGGAGTTCCTGCGACGCGGCGGTGACGGCATCACCGACGTGCCCGCCTCGCGCTGGGACGTGGATCGCTATTACGACGCTACGGGTGAGACCCCCGGAACGTCGTACACCCGCAAGGGCGGGTTCCTGGACGACATCGACGGGTTCGACGCCGCGTTCTTCGGGATCTCCCGCCGCGAGGCGGAGTCACTCGACCCACAGCAGCGGCTCCTCCTCGAGGTCGGCTGGGAGGCCCTGGAGGACGCCGGCATCGCCAACGAGCGGCTCACCGGCACCCGCACCGGAGTCTTCCTCGGCGTCACCAACCACGATTACGCCCAGGTGCAGATCCAGCAGGTCTCCCCGGCCGATCTGGAGGCCTACTACGCCACCAGCAACGCCTCCACTTTCGGCGCCGGACGGCTCTCGTACTGGCTCGGCCTGACCGGCCCCAGCCTGTCCGTGGACACCTCTTGCTCGTCGTCGCTGGTCGGCGTGCACCTCGCCTGCCAGAGCCTGCGGGCCGGGGACTGCACGACGGCGCTGGCCGGCGGCGTCAACGTGCTGCTGTCGCCCGAGTCGTTCGTCGTCCTCGGCAAGACGCACGCGCTGTCCCCCGACGGAGCGTGCAAGACCTTCGACAAGGCAGCGGACGGTTACGCCCGCGGCGAGGGCTGCGGCGTGATCGTGCTCAAGCGCCTCTCCGACGCCCTCGCGGCCGGCGACCGGGTGCTCGCAGTGATCCGCGGCTCCGCCGTCAACCACGACGGGCGCAGCAGCGGGCTCACGGTGCCCAACCCGGCGGCCCAGCAGGACGTCGTCCGCCGGGCACTCTCCGCTGCGGGCCTTCCCCCGTCGCGCGTGGACTACATCGAGGCGCACGGCACCGGAACTCCCCTCGGCGACCCCATCGAGCTGCGCTCCCTCGCCGCCGTGCTGGGCGAGCGGGACGGCCGCGGGGCGCTGCTGGTCGGCTCCGTCAAGACCAACGTGGGGCACCTGGAGCCGGCAGCGGGCATCGCCGGACTGATCAAAACGGTCCTGGCCATGCGGCAGGGGGAGATCCCGCCCCATCTGCACCTGACCGAGATCAACCCGGAGATCGGCATCGAGGACCTGGAGGTGGCCGTTCCGACGGAGCCCACAGCCTGGCCCGCACACGACGAGCCGCGGCTCGCCGGGGTCAGCTCATTCGGGGCGAGCGGCACCAACGCCCACGTCCTGCTGGAGCAGGCCCCGGACGCCCCTCGGACGCCGTCGGCCGCCTCGGAACGACCCGTTCACCTACTGGCGCTGTCGGCGAAGACCCCTGCCGCGCTCACCGCGCTCGCCGCCCGCTACCTGGACAGGCTTGCCGCAGCCCCGGACGGCGAACTGGCCGACATCTGCTTCAGTGCCGCCACCGGCCGCTTCCACTTCCCCCACCGTCTGGCGGTGACCGGAGCGACTCCCGCCCAGCTGCGCGAACGCATCGCCGAAACCCTCGCGGCAACGGATGGCGCGGTGGCGCCGCCCGGGGTGAACATCGGGCACGCGAGGACCGGAGCCCGCCCGGAGGCGGTGTTCCTGTTCACCGGACAGGGCGCCCAGTACCCCGGGATGGCCCGCGGCCTCTACGCCACCGAACCCGTTTTCCGTGACCGGATCAACGCCTGCGACGAGGTACTGCGCCCGCTGCTGGGCCGCCCCCTCACCGAGATCCTCGATCCCGCACCCGGCGACGAGGGGCTGATCCACGAGACCCGCTACACCCAGCCCGCGCTGTTCGCCGTCGAGTACGCGCTGGCCGAGCTGTGGCGCTCCTGGGGCGTCGAGCCCGCCGCCGTGCTGGGGCACAGCGTGGGCGAGCTGGTGGCCCTGTGCGTGGCCGGCGTGCTTACGCCGGAGGACGGACTGAGGCTCGCCGCCGTGAGGGGCCGGCTCATGCAGGAGCTCGCCGATCCGGCTGCCATGGCCGCCGTCTTCGCTTCCGAGGAACGCGTCGCCGGAGCGTTGGCCGCATGCGGAGGACGGGTGTCGCTCGCTGCCGTGAACGGGCCCGAGAGCGTGGTCGTCTCCGGCGCCCGGGAGGCGGTCGAGGAGCTGGTCGCGGCTCTGGGACGGCAGAGCGTGCGCAACAAGCCGGTGGCCACCACCCGGGCCTTCCACTCCCCGCTGATGGACCCGATGCTCGACGCATTCGAGGAGGAGGCCGCCCGCGTCACGTTCGCGGCACCCCGCATCCCCGTGATCTCCAATGTCACCGGCGCGATCCTGACCGAGCCGGTGACCGCCCGCTACCTGCGCGAGCACGCCCGCCGGACGGTTCGCTTCCACGACGGGATGACGGCCCTGTACGAGCAGGGCCACCGGACGTTCCTCGAGATGGGGCCGGCCCCCACCCTGCTGGGCATGGCGAAGCGGTTCGCCCCGGCCGCCGGGTCCACGTCCGGGGACGAGACACCAGCCGCCCGGTTCCTGCCGTCGCTGAGGCGTGGGCAGGACGACACGGCCGTCCTCCTGGAGAGCCTGGGCGGCCTCTACGCCGAGGGCTTCGCCATCAACTGGCCGGGGTACGAAGAGGGACGCGGACGCCGCCGCGCGGACGTGCCGTTCTACCCCTTCCAGCGCGAGCGCCACTGGTTCCGCCCGAGTGCCCTGCCGCCGGCCGCTCCTGCCGCCCCGCCGGCTCACGGGGCCCGGGCCCTCCCCGCCGACGGAAGTCTGCTGGGCCGTCGGGTCCCCTCACCGCTCGACACCATCCAGTACGCGTCGCTGCTCGACCCCGACCAGCACGGCTGTCTGGGCGACTGTGTGATGGACGGCCTGCCCGTCGTCAACGTCGGCGTCTACCTCGACTCCGTCTTCACGGCCGCCCGGCAGCTGCGAGGCCCCGGCGCCCTGGTGGTCGAGGGGCTGCTCGTCCTCCAGAGCCTCGTCCTGGACCCGGGCGTGCCCCGCCCCGTCCAGCTCGTTCTCGATCCCGACGCGGGAGAGGGCGCGGCCTTCCGCTACTTCGCCGCCGCACCGGGGGGTGACGAGACCGGGGAATGGGTGTTGCACTCCCGTGGCACGGTGCGTCGCGAACCGGCTCTGGCCGCGCCCCGCTCCGCCACCGCACACGAGGAGGAAACCCGCCGCCGGCTCGGCACCGAGCTGTCGGGTCGCGACTTCTACCAGCGGCTGTGGCGGCGCAAGCTCTACCTGGGGCCGGCCGCCCAGTGGATCGACCGGGTGTGGAGCGCCGACGGCGAGGCCGTGGCGCGCATGAGGCTGCCGGAGGCGGGCGAGACCGACCGCTACCTGCTGCACCCCGGCCTGACGGACGCGCTGTTCCAGACGCTGTTCGCCTGCCTGCCCGCCGACAGCCCCGCCGATGCCGTGTACGCCCTGGTCGGCATCGACCGCTTCGTCTTCCACGAGCAGACAGGGCCGGGACCGCTGTACTGCCACGCAACCCTTTCACCCGCCTCTGATCCCTCCGCCATGCTCATCGCCGACGTACGGGTCACGGACGCCGACGGCGGAAGCGTGGTCGAGGCGACCGGGGTCTACGCCAAGCGCGCCGTGCGCTCCACCGTGCTGCGAGACTCCGCGAGGGCGCGCGGGGCGGAGCCCGTCGCCGCTGCACTGCCCGTCGCCGCCGCCCTGCCGGTCGCGGCCCCGTTGCCCGCCGCGACCTCCGGCCTCGATGAGATCGACCGGGCCGGCGCCGTGGAGCGTCCCGCCGCACTCCGCGCCCTGCTGCTGAGGGCCGTGGCCAGGGCTCTGCGCACCGATGCCACCGCGCTCGACCCCTACGAACCGCTGCAGAACCTGGGCCTGGACTCGCTGATGGCCCTCGAACTCAAGGACGCGCTCTCGGCCGAGCTGGGTGTCACCCTTCCGCTGGTGGCCTTCCTCGACGGCAGCAGCATCGCAGGGCTGGGGGAGCACATCCTGCCGATGCTGGACCTGACCGCCCCCGCTCCAGGGGACACGCCGTCGGCGGCCGAGACCGCCCAGGCACCGCTGCCCGAGAAGGAGGAGCCCCTACCGCTCCTCGTGCACGACCCCGTCGGCCGCCATGACCCCTTCGGCCTGACCGACCTCCAGCAGGCATACCTCGTCGGCCGCTCCGACGCCCTGCCGCTCGGCCGTATCTCCACCTACTTCTATCTGGAGGTCGACCTCGTCGGCGTCGACCTGTCGCGCGTCGCCGAAGCGTGGAACACCGTGGTCGCCCGCCACGACATGCTGCGCGCGGTGGTCACCCCCGACGGCCTCCAGCGGGTACTGCCCCACGTGCCGGCGTACGACATACGCAGCGTCGACCTGCGCGGTCGCGGCGAGGAAGCGCGCCGCTCCCATCTCGACGCCGTGCACGAGGAGATGAAGCACCAGGTGCTGGACGCGGCCAGCTGGCCGATGTTCGACATCAGAGCCACCCTGCTCGACGAGCACACCACCCGCTTGCACCTCGGCATGGACGCCCTGGTCATGGACGCGTGGAGCACCGGCGTCGTGTTCGACGAGTGGGCGCGGGCCTACCACGGCGACGGAGCCGAACTGGCCGAACTGCCCGTCACCTTCCGGGACTACGTCCTCGCCAGCCGCGAGCTGGAGGACACCCCCCGGTTCCGCCGAGCGCTCGATTACTGGCGCGACCGCATCAAGACGTTGCCGCCCGCCCCAGAACTGCCGCTCGCGAAGAACCCCGCGTCGCTGGCGCGCCCGGAGTTCACCCACCGCGCGGCACGTCTCGACGCGGAGGCATGGACCCGGTTCAAGGAACGCGCCGCCGCAGCCGGGGTCACCCCCTCGGCCGCCGTGTGCACGGCCTACGCGCAGGTCATCGCGGCATGGAGCAAGTCCAGCCGGTTCACGTTGAACATCCTGTTCTTCAACCGCCAGCCCCTCCATCCGCAGGTCGCCGGAATCGTCGGCAACTTCACCGCCACCACCCTCCTGGAAGTGGACAGCACGGCGACCGACGGCTTCCGCGTCCGGGCCGGAAGACTGCAGAAGCAGCTCTGGAGCGACCTGGAGAACAGTCAGGTCAGCGGTGTGCGGGTGCTCCGCGAGCTGAACCGGTCCCAGCGCAACTCCGCCCCCGCCACCATGCCCATCGTCTTCGCCAGCACCGTCAATTTCGGGGCGAAGGAGAACCCCGGCGCCGCCACCAGCCTGTCCCACCCCATCGTCTCGATGGGGGAGAGCGGCGAAGAGCGGTGGAGCTCGGTGCGCACCCCCCAGGTATGGCTGGACCACCAGGTTCTGGAGGACGCGGGCGGCCTCACCGTCAACTGGGACTCCGTGGACGAACTCTTCCCGCCCGGGATGGCCGACGCCATGTTCACCGCATACGTCGGCGTGCTGAACGAGCTGTGCGACGACGAGAACGCGTGGGGCCGTCCCTCACCCGTCCTCGCCCCCGAGACCGACCTGCGCACGCGGGAGGCGGTCAACGCCACAGCCGCCCCGGTACCCGAAGGCCTGCTCCATGACGGCTTCGTCGCCCGCGCGGGAGAGCAGCCCGATCGGCCGGCGGTCATCGCACCCGGACGCACCCTCACCTACGGTGAACTGGACGGCCTGTCCAACCGGCTCGACCGCTGGCTGCGCGAGCGGGGCGCCGGGTCCGGGACGCTCGTAGCGATCGTGATGGAGAAGGGATGGGAGCAGATCGCGGCCTGCTTCGGCGTCCTCAAGTCCGGTGCCGCTTACGTACCCATCGACGCGGGCGTGCCCGCGGAGCGGCTCCGGCTGCTCCTCGCCGGGGCCGGAGTTTCCCTGGTGCTGACCCAGTCGCGGGTGCACGAGGTGACCGCCTGGCCCGAGGGCATGGCCGTCCTCAGTGTCGACGGGCCCGACGCGGATGCTCACGGAACCGAACCACTTCCCCCGGCGGGCACCACGCCGGACGAACTGGCGTATGTGATCTACACGTCCGGGTCAACGGGTCAGCCCAAGGGCGTGATGATCGAGCATGGCAGCGCCCTGAACACCGTCCGCGACGTCAACGACCGCTTCGGCGTCACTGCCGACGACCGGGTGCTCGCCCTGTCGGCGCTCAACTTCGACCTGTCGGTGTACGACGTGTTCGGGCTCCTCGGCGCGGGCGGCGTGGTCGTCCTGCCCGAGCCCTCTGCCCACCGGGAGCCCGCACGCTGGGCGGAGCTGGTCGCCGAGCACCACGTCACCGTGTGGAACACCGTGCCCACGCTGATGGAGATGTTCACCGAGCACGTGCTCGCGTCCGCCGCCGACGTACCGCTGCGGACCGTCATGATGAGCGGCGACTGGATCCCGGTCACCCTGCCCGACCGGATCCGCCGGATCGCCCCGGACGCCGCGATCTGGAGCCTCGGCGGGGCCACCGAGGCCTCCATCTGGTCGATCCTCTATCCGATCGGCGAGGTCGATCCGGCCTGGCCGAGCATCCCGTACGGCACGCCCATGCTCAACCAGCGCTTCCACGTCCTGAACGAGGCCTTCCAGCCCTGCCCGGCCTGGGTACCGGGCCAGCTGTACATCGCCGGCACCGGGCTCGCCCGCGGCTACCTGGGTGACGATGCGAAGACCCGGGCCGCGTTCGTGCGCCACCCTGCGACCGGAGAGCGGCTGTACCGCACCGGCGACCTCGGACGCTACCTGCCCGACGGCACGATCGAGTTCCTGGGCCGCGAGGACTTCCAGGTCAAGGTCCAGGGCTACCGGATCGAGCTGGGCGAGATCGAGGCCGCTCTGCTGCGGATGCCCGGCGTCCGGGCTGCTGCCGTCACCGCCCTCGGCGCACGCCACGAGGGCAAGCGCCTGATCGGTTACGCCGTGGCCGACGACGGCCACACGCTGGAAGCCGCCGGCCTGGAGGACGCCCTGCGGCGGGAACTGCCCGACTACCTTGTCCCGCAGCGCATCCTCGTCCTCGACGAGCTGCCGCTCAGTGCCAACGGCAAGGTGGACCGGGCCGCGCTGCCCGCACCCGACGAGGGCCTCACGGACGGGCCCGGAGCGGTGGTGCCGCGCAACGGGACGGAGAGGAGGCTCGCAGCGATCTGGGAGGAGTTCTTCGAGACGCGGCCCATCGGCGTGACCGCGAACTTCTTCGACCTCGGCGGCGACTCCCTGCTCGCCGTGCGCGTGATGGCGCGCATCCATGACGTGTTCGGCCATGCGCTGCCCCTGTCCACGCTCTTCGCCCACCCCACGATCGAGCAGCTCGCGGAAGCCCTGCGTGACGGGGACGCCGACACCCGGCGCTCCGCCCTCGTACCGATCCGGCCCGAAGGCGGCCGACCGCCGCTGTTCTTCGTCCACCCGGTCGGCGGCGACGTCCTGTGCTACGCCGAACTGGCCTCGCTCCTTGACTCCGACCAGCCCTTCTACGGCCTCCAGGTGCCCGACACCGACGATGGTGTGCCGCTGGAGAGCATCCAGGAACTGGCGGTCCATTACGCCCGGTCCGTCACCGGTGCGGCGCCCGAAGGGCCTCTGCGCCTGGGCGGCTGGTCCATGGGCGGTGTCATCGCCCTGGAGCTGGCCCGGCTGCTGACCGAGGCCGGACGGGACGTCGAACTCGTGGCGGTGATCGACCTGCTGGAGCCGCCCGGCCCGCACGACACGCTCGTGGACGAGTCCGCACTCCTCGCGTGGTTCGCCCGCGACCTGGCAGGCCTCGCCGACCAGGACTGGACACCGGACGGGGACCTGTTCCGCGGCGACGGGGGACGCTCGCCGCTGGAGGCCCTGCACACGGAGGCGGTACGCGCCGGCGTGCTGCCCCCGGACATCGACGTCCGCACCCTCGGCGGGATCGTCAGCCGGTTCTGCGCCAACTCCCGCGCGCTGGTGACGCACGAGCCGCGTCCCTACGAAGGCCGGGTCGTGTTCCTCAGAGCAGCCGACGGCGGCGCCTCCACCGAGACCGCCGGGCAGTGGCTGGCCCTGTGCCCGGGTGCAGGATCAGTGATCCGCGACGTCCCGGGCGACCACTACACCGCGATGCGCCGCCCCCACTTGGCCACCCTGGCCGCCGAACTGCGCACCGCCCTGGAGGAGAAGCCGCCATCCGTCCCCACCCGATGA